From the genome of Gallus gallus isolate bGalGal1 chromosome 4, bGalGal1.mat.broiler.GRCg7b, whole genome shotgun sequence:
GCTCTGCGTCAGCATGGCTTTGAAATAACAGTTGTCGTGCTACCTACCTACCCCAAATTTGGCTCTTGAGCTGTGCCTGGCTGACCGTCTACAGAATTGAAGAACTGAAGGCCCAGGTGGAGAGGGGACACTTGCAGGAAGGAGTGCATACCTTGATGTGCGCGGGGCTATGGCTGTGCTGTTCATCACATAGCTTGCCTATTCCACTTGTGAGAATCCCTTGTGAGTTCTCTCACCCTAGGAACTGCTCACAGCATCTAAATGACAGCCCACCAGCTTTACACAGCACAGCTATAGCATTATGATGCTTTTAGAGTCTGCTATGTGAGAAATTATATGAGCCAGTAGAATTTGAGCATGTTTAGCTCGTATGAATAAGGGGGAGACAGAGGACAACAGATGTATTCTTCTCAAAAAACATCCTTTCTCCTGCTGAGATTTTCAAAGCTTAGGAAGGAACTCAAACTTATAGTCAGTGAGAGAGTTGTTAAATTTTGTTCAGTATTCAGCACCCTTTTGGCTGAGAATGCAGATTTGGCCCTCAACGTTTATACTCTTGGATGTATTTATCCTGCAAAAGTGCAGGAGGGTACTGCTTAGTAAGCAGCAACATCATTTGCAGCCTTTCATGGTCACTGTTGCCCCCAAAATCAGACCTTTGCCAGGCAACAAATATGAAAGCGAATGAGAAATTTCAGACTCTCTTGCAACACAACAAGTTCTGCTAAGGGGTCTTTGTTgtaaagaaaaattgctttcctgcaagtttttttttttttttttttctgtgacttgTCACTGTTGAGTGCTGTGCTACTTGTAGTGTTTCTATACTTCCATTTTTGTGCTGGGTCTCAGAGCTATTTCTGCTGACATCCCTGCTACTCCTTAATCCTGTCCTGGTGCATAGCTCACTAGCTCTGCTGCCAGTCCCATTCATATTGTGTCAATACAGGTGAACTCCAGAGCTGGTTTCAGGCTACAAGACAACCATTTCTATATACCTGAAATGGGAGACCTTGTCCTTCGTTTTTGCACCAGTGGCAGAGATGTAAGTATAAAATCTTAGCAGCAGTACAAAACGCTTACTTCActattttgtttaataaatcAGTATAAATGGAAGTCAACTCTGGACTTCATCCCAGTGACAGTGCATTTCCCCACTTCTCCAGCTGTTCTAAATAAATCAAGCCAGTTATGATCTCAGTATTTTAGCAGCTACAGTAGTGCTTTTGCACTGATGAGCCCCTAGTCCTGAGTGCCAGAGTAGTTCCCAGcatgtccctgcctatagcacagggttggaactagataatcataaaggtcccttccaacccaaaccattctgtgattctatgattctatcatctTAAGTAGATCCGTTTGCTTCAAACTGGCAATGAGTACAAAATAGAACCACCAAGCATGGTTAGTATGCTTCTTGTACACTTTCAGATTTTACACCATTCATTTAACAGAATTATTGTGAGGGTTCTTTAAACTTCTATGGACAAACCCTATTGAGCACTTCTATTTATTGGTATCTGAAACAAAGTGGtaataattaacaaaaaaatctgtgaaatgGTTCACTTCTCGGTGATAGGAAGGCATGAAAATTAGCTATCAAATGCAATCAGTGTCACAGGAAATGGCACAAAGCATAAACATGTAGATACTACAGGCTTTGTTAGGCCAAAGATCGTTTTCTGGCTACTTGGCTGGATTTCGCATGCCAACTACGCAATTCTTTCATAAACTTCTGTTAGCCAATGTACACGTTTGTACTGATTAACCAGAACAAAGAAGGAGGCTCGAGAAACAATATAATACTACAAGTCAAATGGGACAGTTACCTGAAGTTGCTGCCTTATCACACTAGAAGTGTAACCCCTTGCGCTAGATCACTCTGTATGCTGATACCTACTTTTAGTATTGTGAATAATAAAACCAACAGcttttaacaacaacaaataacCTGAGCAtcctgaacatttttttctatgtgtttTGATTTAACTCAAGTATGGAAGAGGCTATTCAAATTGCTTTCTGGTTTATTCCCGAGGTACTGTAACACAAATGTCTGCACAGACAGTTCTGCAGAAATTCAGATGTCTCCCTGGCAGGGTTTCCCATGCATGGAAATGTTCAGAACCTGCTTTTATAAAGCGTGCCTCTGTTGGTATAGCATACAAATACACATCAAAGGCATGTTTCAGAAATACAGGATGGCAGTTCAGTCTCTACCCATACCCTTAAATCTGATTTTGCAAGTGAAAATCAACATAccttttattttcacctttGTAATTTCAGCTGACAGTGCTGATTAAATATCCCTGCATTTTTGACATGGAGGCCAAGCTGCTGATTCATTCTTCAGAATGCAACagactgtttttcagcattgtAAGTAtggcctttttcttcttcccaatTTAGAATAGAGAAGCACACTTCTAACTAATAGTTACTTTATTCCTCAGCCTCCAGGGTTACCATACATGTTCCAGAAACAGTGGACGTTTCCTGTCAGGAGAGAATACCTTCTGCATGACATACGGGATCATTTACGAAACGCGACGAACAGCCAATTCAGGCATTTCTTAGACGTAAGACATcaaactatgtattttttttcagctctaaaTCTGTTACAGCAGTGTTCTGAAGTATTGTAAGTAAGTTCTGCTGGGGACATAAGTAAATCGGGAGAGTAGTATCATACTTTCTTATTCCAAGTAGCTAATGAGCATTGTGGGTATAATTTAAACGCAATCGGCAGTGCTATTTACTGTGAAGTTGCTTTGGAATAATGTAATAGGATTGCTCAGGAAACCAGTTAGTTGGTGAATTCCAGTACTATTACTGCTAGATTCACTTTACTAGGCTAATCTGCTGTGCATGAAAAACCTGGTGGACAGGTTGTTCTTGTCAGCACTAGAGGCCGGCAAGTGACATGGCCAAAAAAGCCATTTCTCTAGTGAAGTTGCctggagggaaaaggaagaataatgCCCCCCcaggagggaggaaaggctGATTGTAACACTGCTGTTTCCCTGTGATTTTATTTGTGGTTTCCCCTGTACAAAGGTTTTGGTAGCCAGATCTTCAGATGACTGCAGTGCTAGCCCTTTCCTGCAAAAGTAATCGGGTGGCTGACACGGGATCCGGGCACACAGGTCCCttcccagagctgagctgagctcagcCTGAGGACCACGTGCCTGTGTTCTCAGTCACTGACACAAGGGCTGTCTGGTATTGCACCTGTGCAGCGAGGCATTACCCAATTCTGGTTCTTGCCGAGTGAGCCTTCTTGCCAGTGGGTTGTCAGAGCTTTTCCTTCATATGCATCTAGAAGATTCACAAATGGCTTCTAGAGCtaccttcccttttttctttctcactatGTCAGCTGAAATAGGTGcttgtattgtttttttaaacataggCAATAAGGTTTGTGCTCTGTACTATGCTCTAGATGAACCTGTCTCCACTGATTGCACAAGGAGCCCTGACAGATCACTGTGCTTACCTCGAGTTAAGCCCTCCAAGCCCTCTGCTCTTGATGCATCCCAGCATTATTTGTGCAGCAGTAGCCTGATCAGTGTGATTGCTTTATTAGTTTCTTGTCAGTAGACACTAAGACCTGCTATGTTTCCAACATAGTACtgcaattctgatttttttcagcagttacAGGACATAGTGTCACTCCATTCTCTAGTGCTGCTGTAAATGGGAACAGGGAAAGCCAAAGTATTCAGCAGAAGTATTTACTGTTCCCTCTCTACTAAGGAGGAGACAGTGCTAAGGAGAAAGATACTCTATGCATACATAGAGAGTATCCAAACAAAATTCTTCCTTCAACTCAAGGCCTGTTGAGAATCATTAACCTAATTTATTTTACGTTCCTCTGACACTAAGACAAAAGCATTTCCGTACATCAGGTCaagataaacaaaaatcaaagctCATGAAACAAAGAGAGATTCGTACCACCCCATGTTGTCACTGCTTATTATTTGATGTTACTTCAGTCAGGGCTCAGTTGTCTAGCACAGACGGTTACCCCCCTAAAAGGTCTTCAGTAGCCACTAGAAACAGAGCCTGAAGAGATACACTAGGAAGAAATAATGTTAGTtattcctcctccttctcctcctttgcAGTAATTAAGTAACAGGCTTGTTGCAGAGGACTGCGTACAGTTCAGGCACCACCAGGAAAATGCTGACAGTCACCAGAGCCACAACAGAAGCTTCAGATCAATTGCGAGGCCTGGCTAAATTAAACAAACTGTGCTGCTCTAGAGAAGCCCAGGGGTTAGCAGAGGCACTGTACTAATTGTGCCTAAAAAGCTTAATTCCCATCCAGGTCCACAGGTGGAAGAACACATAAACCGGTATCGTGACAGGAAGCAGAAGGCTGTAAAAACACAAGCTGTTGGTGCTGGTGCAGCCCTGGGGGAAGGTTTCATCCACGCTGGCCGAGTAGAACAAGCCCGCtagggagaggaggggaacgAGCACGGTCAGcgtgggcagggaggggaggaggccGCCCGCTGCCATCGGCGCGGagccctcagggctgctccGAGCCCTCCGCCGGGGGCCGCTTCCGCGTCGTCCGGGCTGCCTCCGGGATCATGTTCGGGATGCCATCGATGATGGGGTAGGCGATGCCCAGCTCCTCGTTAATGAGCTCGTTAGTCGATTCTTCGTACCTGGCAgccaagccaaaaaaaaaaagacaagggaTGCGTCAGTGAGCTGTCTTTGCCTTGAGGCCCGCCGCTCGCTCGCTCGCAGGCCCCGGGCCCTCACCTCAGCGGCCGCTTGGAGAGCGGGCACACCAAGAAGCGCAGCAGCGACGGCTCCAGCGGCCGCCCCGGCTCGGGCCCCCGCTCCTGGCCGCTCGCCCCGCGgctccccgccgctccccgcagcaccgccgccgcgccgcgcccgcAACCGCGTAGCATGGCGGCTCCCCGGCACGCCGCTCCGCCTCCGGTGCGCGGCGGAGCCGTGCCGGGCtgcgcgccgccgccgccgcgctgtGGTTCCGGGGCGGCTCGCCGCTCGGCCGCTCTCACCGTGACCGTCTCCGGGCTCGCAGGTGTACTTCGAAGGCGAAGAAGGGGAAGGAGTCGGGCTGTGCCGGGAGCTCTTCGCCGTCGCCGCCAAGGAACTCTGCGATCCCCAGAGCGATGTCTTCCGCCACTTCCCCTCCACGCTGATCTGGTTCCCCACGCAGGTAAGGCCACTCGCCCGCGCCTGAGCCCCGGGCATGCCAGGATGCTCGAAGAGAGCGGGAGGCGtaactttctctgttttttacATTCGTGTTTGACTAGGTGTCAAGCCACGATGACACGTTTCTCCTGGTTGGCACCTTCTTCGGAATGGCCTTGTATAACCGTTGCCAGactcccttccccttccccagggcTCTCTTCAAGAAGATGCGGGATGTCGAGCCGACCCTGGAGGACCTGGAGGAGCTGATGCCAGCAGTCGGCAGGTATGGAATGTCAGTGCCCTAAGCTGTGGGATTCCTAAGGCAATTCTTAATTTTCTGTGCAGCTACAGTTCTAGCTGGGTGATTCGCACAGCAATCTTGGAAGCTGTACTTTAATGTATTAACTAAAAGTTTCCACTATGTTTTCAAGGCAGACAGACCTTATGTGCAAGCACACTTTTAACCTATACTGCAGGCATGTCAAATCTGGGTGCCCACATGCTGGGTTTCCACTGCTGAGAAGTATTTCAGGCAGATATTGCAGAGCGAGTTGCTGCCGCTACAACACTGAGCTTGTAGGTCTGTGAAGCACAGCATTCCACACGAGTACTATTAAACAGCCCATCACAACCTCTTCCCTGGAGCCCGTGACTGTGTTGAGGCCTCAGTAGACTGAAATGTCAGGTTGCCTGCAATGCTTTGAGAGACACTGCTCCCCACTGATGGACATGCAATTCCTTATTAAACgatctttgaaagaaaaaagctgtggTCTCAGCCCATTTGCTGCTG
Proteins encoded in this window:
- the PIGY gene encoding phosphatidylinositol N-acetylglucosaminyltransferase subunit Y, yielding MAAGGLLPSLPTLTVLVPLLSLAGLFYSASVDETFPQGCTSTNSLCFYSLLLPVTIPVYVFFHLWTWMGIKLFRHN